GTTGTAACACTATGTGTTGTGTCAGTGACACTTATCGTTATATTGCATTTACTTTATCAACTTTGGCCACAAATTTTAATGTTTAGTATTCATTGGCAACGCAATACCGTCGATGAATTAAGCCAACTGATATACTCGTCTGTACAAAGCCATCAAGCGATGTATTCCTTGATTGAAATTAGTTTTTTATATGGCATTTTCCACTCAATTGGTCCTGGTCACGGAAAACTCATAGTCAGTTCTTATCTGTCAACCAATCCAACAAAAATTAATACTGGGCTAGTGATCACCGTTGTATCTGCTTTTGTCCAAGCCATTGTAGCAATTGCTATTGTATCAATATTTTTGTTTGTCATGCATCTCACTATGCGCCATGTAAACCACTTCGTTGGGGAAATATTTAATGTCAGTTACCTTGGTGTGTTGATTATTGGAATCGTTATTTTCATTCAAGGAGCAAAATACTTTTGGCAACATCGTGGTGGTGCTCATTCACATAATGCCCCCCCCCATGAACATCATCATGTCGATGAAAATGGTTTATGTAGCTGTGGTCACAAACACACAGCTACACCAGATGAACTCAATCAAGCCACTTCGATGAAAGAATATGTCGCGATCATCATGAGCATTGGTGTTCGCCCATGCACTGGGGCTATCTTGGTGCTATTTTTTGCAGAGTTAGCCCATCAATATTGGATTGGTATTTTTAGTGCCTTACTCATGGCTTTAGGCACAGCATGTACAACATCCACAATCGCACTACTGACAGTGTCTGGCCGTAAAATTATGCAAAAATATATGCGTGATGAGCATCATAGTCATCCTTGGATAGCACCTGCTGTTAGGTTAATTTCTGGAACCGCATTAGTATTTGTCGCATATGTAATGTTCCATCAAAGTGGTTTTGGTATGTCACCAGTTTTTAATGTGCACTCAAAAGGACTATTTTAAAGTGATCTGCACCATCAATACTGGACCAAGTTAAGTGAGTTTTGATACTTGTAGTTAACCATCCTGACTCAGTTAGGGTGGATAACAAGCGGCCAAGTGTGAACTGTGGAAGAATACAGGGTTACGGTGTTAAACATGCAGCTCTGAATGAGTTTGCTGGCACGATCAACTATATTGTTTTAGAAGCCTCAGAAAATAAAGAGCTTATTGTAGTTTACCCTGAAAGAACACAGACATTCTTCTTGTTTATTTCTAGCAAAATACCCCAGAGTGACTTTTCCAAGGCTGATTTGAATTTCATATATGCAGACTAAGGGAAATATACATAACAAACGGTCCACGGCACCAACATACTTTTCCTAATCTGACAGAAGTGAGTTAGAGCAATAGTTCTACCTTATTTCTGTCCATCAACGTGTCAGCTTGATCTTAGCTGGCACGAAAATGCCCCAAAACTTCTTTGGCCCAACGAACTGATCATCTATATAACATCGCAATAGACCAAATTAATGTAATACGTGTTTGGGGGCTTATGCGGAAACTTTCCTTAGTTCTATCACGAAATTCTCTTTCGATTCACACAACTAGTTGATAAAAATTGAGTTTCATAGTGAATGACCGCAACATAGACGGAATACAAACACGGGAGAATGCTGGTTACAAAGCGTTAGTGTCCAAGAACCCCTCAATCTAATAAGGTTTATTGAAAGTAATAGGAATGATTATGGAAGATGTAGAAACAAACGCTTTTGTGAACGGAAATGCATGGGTAAGGGCTGACTTTCATCTTCATACAAATGCAGATAAAGAGTTTAAATATAATGGAGAAGATAATTCCTTTGTTAGGGACTATATCAAAAAATTACATTCAGAGGGAATTAAACTTGGAGTAATAACGAATCACAATAAGTTTGTTTTGGATGAGTTTAAGGCATTAAAAAGGAAAGCAAAAAAATTAAATATTGGCCTTCTCCCGGGCGTTGAGCTTTCAGTAAATGATGGTGCAAATGGAATCCATGTTCTTGTCGTATTTTCTGAAGAGTGGATTTCAGAAGGACAAGATTATATTAATAATTTTCTTAATGTTACATTCTCAGGAAGAACCCCATCTCAATATGAGCAAGAAAATGCTCGATCTAACGATGATTTAGTAGCCACACTTAAGATACTTGAAAGTTATAACAAAAGTTTCTTCATTATATTTGCGCATGTTGAAGCACCAAGCGGTATTTGGAACGAGGTTGCAGGTGGAAAAATGCAGGAAATAGCTAGAGAACCTCTAGTTAAAAAATACTGCAAAGGTTTCCAAAAAGTCAGAACGATTGATAATCCAAATAAGGTTAATAAAAAAAAGGTTTCCTTATGGTGGGGGGAGTCATATCCTGCAGAGCTAGAGGGATCTGATCCAAAAAAAATAGATGAAATTGGAAGAGGTAAAACCTGTTATATAAATATAGGTGACTTTTCTTTTGATGCGGTTAGATATGCTCTTTCAGATCATACATATCGAGTTTCTTTTGGAGATAAAGAAATTAGGCACTCCTACATTAAGAGTGTTCGTTACGATGGAGGTTTATTAGATGGAGTTAAAATTCCGCTTTCATCGAGTTTAAATTGCCTAATTGGTATTCGTGGTAGTGGTAAATCTTCAATTTTAGAAAGCTTACGCTATGGTCTTGATATACCAATGGGAGATACGCCCCAAGATAAAAAGTATAAAGAATCGCTTCTTCCACATGTATTAAAAAGTGGTGGTAAAATAACGATAGAAGCAGTTGATAAACATGGGGAAACTTATGAAATATCTAGAATACTAAACAACACGCCAGATGTTTTTCAAAATGGAAATCATATTCAAGACATAAAAATATTGGGAGCTATTATCAATAATCCTCTTTATTTCGGTCAAAAAGACTTGGCATCAGCTGGTGATGGTTTTGGACACGATTTAGTCGAAAAAATAGTACGCGATGAATTGGTTGATGTCAGAAAACGTATAGCTCAAAAGCAGACTAACGTAACCAACTGCATTAAAAGCCTATCTGCAATTGAAGAAGATGCAGAACAGCTAGATAAGGACATGAATGAGCTGGGGACAGTAAAATTTAAGCTAGAACAATTGGATAAGTATGGAATTAAAGAAAAGCTTACTAAACAAGTTGATTATGACAATGACTCGCAATACTTCGGTGAGATAGAGAAAGCTATTTCGGAAAAGATAGACTCGTTAATAGAAGCACGGAATGAACTTCTGAATGCTTTAGATGAAATTCAAGAGAAAAAATCTGAAACTAACCAACCCAAGATAGATGAGCTTTTTAAAAAAATTTCCCAATTGAAGACGGTTGTGCATGATGCTTCGCCAAGTTTTAAAAAAATTGAAGCTAAATTGACTGAAATTTCCAACGACAAAGACCTGCTAGAGAAAGAAAAGGATGGCTTGAAAGAGGAATTTGCAGAAATCGAAAGGGGTTTGGTGAAAGAACTAGAAGATCAGGGCGTGCACTCTGTTAAACCAGATGAATATCTAGATCTTTCAAACAAGAAATCAGAGTTAGAAACTAGTATTAGTGAACTACAAAAAAGAACAGGTACTTTAGAGGATAAGAAATGCCTTTTGCTGACAGAAATCAGTGAGCTAAATATCGCTTGGTATAAAGAGTTTAAGGTAATAGAGAACGCACTTAGCAGGATAAATGAGGCTCAAGACTCCCTGACCATAAATTCTATATTCAAAGGTGATAAGTGTTACTTTTCAACAAAGCTTGAAGAACACTTGAGAGGCCATAATATTCGAAGGGATACATACGAGTCCATATCTGAAAAATATTCTGACTTTGGTGAGGTTTATAAGGATATAGATAATGCAAAAACTGAAGCTAGAAGTAAAAGCGGTGAATTTAAAACTAAATTTCTTGAGTGTTTAAAAGATCTACTTACGTGCCAAATACCAAACAAATATGATGTTACTTATAGAGGAAAAGCCCTTCGTTCGCATTCATTAGGGCAGCGTGCTTCTGCTATGATGTTGTTCATATTGAGTCAGAATGAGAATGATATACTCCTTATTGATCAGCCAGAAGACGATCTTGATAATCAGACAATTTATGAAGATGTTGTAAAGCTTGTTAGAAAGTTGAAGCCTAATCAACAGTTTATATTTGCTACTCATAATGCTAATTTTCCAGTATTAGGTGATTCTGATCAGCTTGTTTCATGTGAGTTAAGTGAAAACAAAATTGAACTGCATATTGGATCTATTGATAACAAAGTGTCTCAACAAAAGATCGTAAAAGTAATGGAGGGTGGCGCTGAGGCCTTTAATCGTCGTAAATCCATCTATCAAATTTGGAAGGCAGATATGTAGAATACTAACAAATTGTTTTACGGGGAAAATTACTCGATACGCTCCCTAATTTTACGGTTAGCATGGGTTTATTTATCAGGATAGCAAATTTGGTTCTAGAAAAAGAATTTAAAAACATAATGGTTCTCGGGCAGTATGCTCATTAGGCAAGGCTCCAAGAGCAAACATGCAAAGCAAGCTTGAATTGGGAAACTCCTGATAGTGAATCGATAGCAAGGCTAGCACACTGGCTCGCAGCTCTTTATGTTGTGATCGAAGGGTGGAAGGACTTTAAAATTGACGATAAGCGAGTGAACGCTTTATTAGAACTATATGCTGAGAACGTTGATCTCCTCCGTAGATGTAGAAACGCAGTTTATCATTGCCAAAAGGAGCTATTTGATCCGAAAATTCAAAAAGCACTTCAAGGTAAAGAAATGGCAGTGTGGGCAGCTGTTTTACAAGATGAAATTGAGTGTTTTATTTATATGTGGCCGTTCTTTCAGTACGGTGTATCCCAGCAATCTTATAAGTTACATGAAGAATTTATAGGTTGTATCGGTTGGCAACCAAACAACACCCTCTCATCATGGAACGAAACATATTTAAAGTGTGCTGATTATTTGTCAAATAATGGTAGGTCTGAGCTAGAAAAGACAAATGAGAATGATGCTTTAATACAAAATACTTTGCAAAAGCTCATTAGGATTAGAAGCTCATTGATTCAGCCCCTAATTGAATCGCGGAGAGATGATACATAACAAACGAATAAGGCACACATCAATGTACTTTTCCTAATCTGAAATGCGCATTTCGAGCAACTATGCTAAAACATTTCTGTCCAAAAACGTGTTTCAGCGGATGGTCAAGAAAAATCATAAATGCCTAGCGAGTAGTGAGCTGTGCGAGCGTCAGGAGTGGCTTTATTATTTTACTTTACCATCATTCCCTTAAATACCCTTTTGGCAAGGTGATGGTCTTCACGCAGTGAGACCATCACCTTGCTAAGCCTTCAGGGATAAAAAAGCGTACACACCATTATACATAGTATGTACGCTTTATAGACCCAAAAGAAGCATTGCCAGTAAAGGCTTGTCACTCACTCACACGCAAATAGACATGTTTCTTACTGTATACTCCTGAAAGGAAGCCATTAAAAGAATCGTTTCTATGCTTAAATAAGAATAATTAGTCGTGAGTGTCTTCTGCAATGGTTACAGGAACGGTGATTTCTTTACCTTTACGTAGTAATGTCACTTGCACCTTCGTACCTGGGCGTAAGTTGGTCACCGTTTCCATAACACTTTGTCTTCCGGCAATTTTTTTACCATCAATTTTGATAATAATATCGTTCAACTGGAAGCCTGCATCATGAGCTGGACCATGTGGATCAACACCAACAACGAGAATACCACCGATATGTTCTCCGTTAAGCCGACGCGCTGTTAACGCATTCATGTCTTCGCCATCGACACCAATATATCCCCGAATAACACGGCCATCGGCAATGATTTTTTGCATGATGGTATTAGCAAGTGTAAATGGAATAGCAAAAGAAATTCCGTAGCTTTCGATATCATTAGACTGCTGATATGAGGCGGTATTGATACCCACTAATTCACCTCGAGAATTGACTAATGCTCCTCCCGAATTACCCGCGTTAATCGCCGCATCCGTTTGGATAAATGCTTGACGACGTCCTTGACTAATTGAAGAGCGGCCTGTAGCTGAAATAATACCAAACGTTGTCGTTTGACCAAGGTTATATGGGTTGCCTATCGCTAACACTACATCGCCAACACTCGGCTTATAGTTAGGGTTAAGAGGAATAACTGGGAGATTATCTCCTTCAATACGAAGTACTGCTAAATCCGTACGTTTATCTTTACCAACCAGTTGTGCGGCTGCAATCCGACCATCTTGCAAAGCGACAATGATCTGGTCGGCTTCTGCAATAACGTGGTAGTTGGTGATGATATAGCCCTTTTTACTGACTATAACGCCAGAGCCTAATCCTTCTGTAGAAAGCTTTTGGTGATTATTTCGATCGTATTGGCGACTATAAATATTGACCACGGCAGGAGCGGCACGATGAACGGCTTGATTAAAAGAAAGCTGTACCGTGGAAGCCGTTGCTGGGTCGGCTTTACCTTTCGGCATAATATGCGCTCTGAGTGATGGTACGGTTAAGATCACTGCAATTGCAGCTACGATACCAATACCCACTGAGCGAAGCCAAAATTTCAGCATAAAGTCCCCAAAAATACAAAATCAAGATAGATAAAGAACGACTAGAATCTGATATTGTATGCTGAATTGCTATTCTATCGCTACTAGGTTTTCATTCCATTACGTGGAAAATGTGTTCACGTTTTTATTTAACAAATAAAAAGGGTATGGTGAATTCACCATACCCTCGACTATTTCTTTTAGTATCAGTGTGTTAATTAACGAATAACAAGATAGATAGAGCGATCGCCTCGTTGGATATTGAGGGCCAGTACGCCTGGTTTTTTCTCAAGAACTTTGCGTAAATCAGCTAGATTCTTAATACGTTGACGGTTAACACCAATAATGATGTCGCCTTCTTGTAATTGATACTGCTCTGCAGGTGAGTCTTTAGCAACAGAAGTCACTTTCACCCCTTGAATTGCATCGCTGCTGGTGGTGTTACTAAACTCTGCACCAGCGAGACCTTCGTGTAGATCTGCCGCTTGAGTTTTAGTTTGCGTTTGTTCACCCAGCGTGACGTCGAAGGTTTTCTTATCCCCATCTCGAATCACACCAAGGGTAATTTTCTTACCAGCACCCAGGGTTGCGACTTTAGCTCTTAGTTCTGCAAATGAATCAATGTGTTTATCGTTAACCGACACAATGACATCACCTGCTTTCAAACCTGCTTTATCAGCGGCTGTGTCTGGGATAACTTGGCTGACAAATGCCCCTTTGCTGGAATCTAGTCCCAGAGCATCAGCAAGTTCTGAATTCACTTCGCCGCCTTGAACACCTAACATGCCGCGTTTTACTTCGCCGTATTTCAAAATCTGATCGGTTAAGTTCTTCATCATGTTTGATGGGATAGAGAAGCCAATGCCGACGTTACCACCGTTAGGACCTAAAATGGCGGTATTGATACCAATAAGGTCACCATTAAGGTTAACTAATGCGCCGCCTGAGTTACCGCTATTGATTGCAGCATCGGTTTGAATGAAGTTTTCAAAATTCTCAATGTTCAAACCACTACGGCCTAAAGCTGAAATAATACCGGAGGTTACTGTTTGGCCTAAGCCGAATGGGTTACCGATAGCAACAGCAAAATCACCAACACGAAGTTTATCTGAGTCAGCAATCTTAATCTGAGTAAGGTGTTTTGCATCTTTTAACTGGAGCAAGGCAATATCTGACA
This DNA window, taken from Vibrio nitrifigilis, encodes the following:
- a CDS encoding nickel/cobalt transporter — encoded protein: MSSTHHAHHVDPQTKKRYLTPARVVTLCVVSVTLIVILHLLYQLWPQILMFSIHWQRNTVDELSQLIYSSVQSHQAMYSLIEISFLYGIFHSIGPGHGKLIVSSYLSTNPTKINTGLVITVVSAFVQAIVAIAIVSIFLFVMHLTMRHVNHFVGEIFNVSYLGVLIIGIVIFIQGAKYFWQHRGGAHSHNAPPHEHHHVDENGLCSCGHKHTATPDELNQATSMKEYVAIIMSIGVRPCTGAILVLFFAELAHQYWIGIFSALLMALGTACTTSTIALLTVSGRKIMQKYMRDEHHSHPWIAPAVRLISGTALVFVAYVMFHQSGFGMSPVFNVHSKGLF
- a CDS encoding TrlF family AAA-like ATPase is translated as MEDVETNAFVNGNAWVRADFHLHTNADKEFKYNGEDNSFVRDYIKKLHSEGIKLGVITNHNKFVLDEFKALKRKAKKLNIGLLPGVELSVNDGANGIHVLVVFSEEWISEGQDYINNFLNVTFSGRTPSQYEQENARSNDDLVATLKILESYNKSFFIIFAHVEAPSGIWNEVAGGKMQEIAREPLVKKYCKGFQKVRTIDNPNKVNKKKVSLWWGESYPAELEGSDPKKIDEIGRGKTCYINIGDFSFDAVRYALSDHTYRVSFGDKEIRHSYIKSVRYDGGLLDGVKIPLSSSLNCLIGIRGSGKSSILESLRYGLDIPMGDTPQDKKYKESLLPHVLKSGGKITIEAVDKHGETYEISRILNNTPDVFQNGNHIQDIKILGAIINNPLYFGQKDLASAGDGFGHDLVEKIVRDELVDVRKRIAQKQTNVTNCIKSLSAIEEDAEQLDKDMNELGTVKFKLEQLDKYGIKEKLTKQVDYDNDSQYFGEIEKAISEKIDSLIEARNELLNALDEIQEKKSETNQPKIDELFKKISQLKTVVHDASPSFKKIEAKLTEISNDKDLLEKEKDGLKEEFAEIERGLVKELEDQGVHSVKPDEYLDLSNKKSELETSISELQKRTGTLEDKKCLLLTEISELNIAWYKEFKVIENALSRINEAQDSLTINSIFKGDKCYFSTKLEEHLRGHNIRRDTYESISEKYSDFGEVYKDIDNAKTEARSKSGEFKTKFLECLKDLLTCQIPNKYDVTYRGKALRSHSLGQRASAMMLFILSQNENDILLIDQPEDDLDNQTIYEDVVKLVRKLKPNQQFIFATHNANFPVLGDSDQLVSCELSENKIELHIGSIDNKVSQQKIVKVMEGGAEAFNRRKSIYQIWKADM
- the degS gene encoding outer membrane-stress sensor serine endopeptidase DegS, which encodes MLKFWLRSVGIGIVAAIAVILTVPSLRAHIMPKGKADPATASTVQLSFNQAVHRAAPAVVNIYSRQYDRNNHQKLSTEGLGSGVIVSKKGYIITNYHVIAEADQIIVALQDGRIAAAQLVGKDKRTDLAVLRIEGDNLPVIPLNPNYKPSVGDVVLAIGNPYNLGQTTTFGIISATGRSSISQGRRQAFIQTDAAINAGNSGGALVNSRGELVGINTASYQQSNDIESYGISFAIPFTLANTIMQKIIADGRVIRGYIGVDGEDMNALTARRLNGEHIGGILVVGVDPHGPAHDAGFQLNDIIIKIDGKKIAGRQSVMETVTNLRPGTKVQVTLLRKGKEITVPVTIAEDTHD
- a CDS encoding Do family serine endopeptidase — its product is MKKPLLVLTALSLSLSSIITPLPASAALPLAVQGEQVPSLAPMLEKVTPAVVSIAVEGTQVSRQHIPEQFRFFFGPDFPTEQLQKRPFKGLGSGVIINADKGYVVTNYHVIKGADSIKVQLHDGREYDAKLVGGDKMSDIALLQLKDAKHLTQIKIADSDKLRVGDFAVAIGNPFGLGQTVTSGIISALGRSGLNIENFENFIQTDAAINSGNSGGALVNLNGDLIGINTAILGPNGGNVGIGFSIPSNMMKNLTDQILKYGEVKRGMLGVQGGEVNSELADALGLDSSKGAFVSQVIPDTAADKAGLKAGDVIVSVNDKHIDSFAELRAKVATLGAGKKITLGVIRDGDKKTFDVTLGEQTQTKTQAADLHEGLAGAEFSNTTSSDAIQGVKVTSVAKDSPAEQYQLQEGDIIIGVNRQRIKNLADLRKVLEKKPGVLALNIQRGDRSIYLVIR